One window of Marmota flaviventris isolate mMarFla1 chromosome 5, mMarFla1.hap1, whole genome shotgun sequence genomic DNA carries:
- the Fastkd3 gene encoding FAST kinase domain-containing protein 3, mitochondrial isoform X2, giving the protein MALITLRRNFCHLSDFRIHGALAALRNHPINHVHKVSKEQLHPWFCSVQYEPFRIHFHHACYKKFHLQNGNELHPVGEPAFSQGQDWNKFEQNLKNEDEQIFYRKLNEFTSSEEVLSFIKTLETLPDAMAAGALQRICEVEKKGGDQRLPKEILESSVFQALCFQLEREPSQLSNSGLLTALQALVWLHVDTQSSLVLNLVAECQNRLKRGGLEVHDLCVLGESLIRLQGPGEESHLDRLSMAQLTQLFLTSVLECPFYKGPKLFRQYQVKSFLTPCCSLETPVDFHLYKSVMIGLIDLLGARSYFASKVLTPYCYTIDVEIKLDEEGFVLPFTVDEDIHKRVALCIDGPKRFCSNSKHLLGREAIKQRHLRLLGYQVVQVPYHEIEVLKSRQELVEYLQSKLFPQNSTVHW; this is encoded by the exons ATGGCTTTAATTACCTTGCGAAGGAACTTCTGTCATTTGTCTGATTTTCGGATACATGGAGCTCTGGCTGCTCTGAGAAATCATCCTATAAATCATGTTCACAAGGTATCCAAAGAGCAACTGCATCCTTGGTTCTGTTCAGTACAGTATGAGCCTTTCAGGATCCATTTTCATCATGCCTGCTATAAAAAGTTCCACTTACAAAATGGAAATGAACTTCATCCAGTTGGTGAGCCAGCATTCTCTCAGGGACAAGACTGGAACAAGTTTgaacaaaatcttaaaaatgagGATGAACAGATATTTTACAGGAAACTAAACGAATTCACTTCATCAGAAGAGGTGTTGAGTTTTATAAAAACACTGGAAACTCTGCCTGATGCTATGGCTGCAGGAGCCTTACAACGGATCTGTGAAGTAGAGAAAAAAGGTGGTGATCAAAGGCTGCCCAAAGAAATACTAGAGAGCAGTGTCTTTCAAGCTTTATGTTTTCAGCTTGAACGGGAGCCCTCACAGCTGTCAAACTCTGGTTTGCTGACTGCTTTGCAAGCTCTGGTTTGGTTGCATGTGGATACTCAAAGTAGCTTGGTACTGAATCTCGTGGCAGAATGCCAGAATCGTCTCAAAAGAGGTGGCCTGGAAGTGCATGATCTTTGTGTTCTTGGGGAGAGTCTGATTAGACTGCAAGGCCCAG GTGAAGAGTCGCATTTGGACAGATTGAGTATGGCACAACTGACCCAACTGTTCCTAACCTCAGTCCTAGAGTGCCCTTTCTATAAG GGTCCCAAACTATTTCGTCAATACCAAGTGAAATCATTTCTTACTCCATGCTGTTCCCTGGAGACCCCTGTGGATTTTCATCTTTATAAATCTGTGATGATTGGACTGATTGACCTTTTAGGAGCAAGATCATATTTTGCTTCAAAAGTGTTAACACCCTATTGTTATACGATAG ATGTTGAAATTAAGTTAGATGAAGAAGGATTTGTATTGCCGTTCACAGTTGATGAAGACATCCATAAAAG AGTAGCACTGTGCATTGATGGTCCAAAAAGATTTTGCTCTAATAGCAAACACTTACTAGGAAGAGAAGCTATCAAACAAAGACATCTACGATTACTGGGTTACCAAGTTGTTCAG GTCCCCTATCATGAGATTGAGGTACTCAAGTCCAGACAAGAATTGGTGGAGTATTTACAAAGCAAGCTCTTTCCTCAAAACTCCACTGTTCATTGGTAA
- the Fastkd3 gene encoding FAST kinase domain-containing protein 3, mitochondrial isoform X1 has protein sequence MALITLRRNFCHLSDFRIHGALAALRNHPINHVHKVSKEQLHPWFCSVQYEPFRIHFHHACYKKFHLQNGNELHPVGEPAFSQGQDWNKFEQNLKNEDEQIFYRKLNEFTSSEEVLSFIKTLETLPDAMAAGALQRICEVEKKGGDQRLPKEILESSVFQALCFQLEREPSQLSNSGLLTALQALVWLHVDTQSSLVLNLVAECQNRLKRGGLEVHDLCVLGESLIRLQGPGCVTLELIIYQLQGAKLEVFTPEDIVALYRILQACAEKVDQHQTFLNTINNFSLSIVSYLSPKSISQMLTALVVLDQAQALPLVIKLGKYVVRHIPHFTNEELRKVIEAFIYFGHNDRFFIKALERHVAAFCLTLDADVVSKIMEYCSRKLILSEPILNAVAETFVSQSEKLSPSQISELIEPFGKLNYLPPNAPALFRKLEHVLFTHFNYFPPKTLLRLLHSCSLIAHPPVNFMGKIFSPFFLQKLQGEESHLDRLSMAQLTQLFLTSVLECPFYKGPKLFRQYQVKSFLTPCCSLETPVDFHLYKSVMIGLIDLLGARSYFASKVLTPYCYTIDVEIKLDEEGFVLPFTVDEDIHKRVALCIDGPKRFCSNSKHLLGREAIKQRHLRLLGYQVVQVPYHEIEVLKSRQELVEYLQSKLFPQNSTVHW, from the exons ATGGCTTTAATTACCTTGCGAAGGAACTTCTGTCATTTGTCTGATTTTCGGATACATGGAGCTCTGGCTGCTCTGAGAAATCATCCTATAAATCATGTTCACAAGGTATCCAAAGAGCAACTGCATCCTTGGTTCTGTTCAGTACAGTATGAGCCTTTCAGGATCCATTTTCATCATGCCTGCTATAAAAAGTTCCACTTACAAAATGGAAATGAACTTCATCCAGTTGGTGAGCCAGCATTCTCTCAGGGACAAGACTGGAACAAGTTTgaacaaaatcttaaaaatgagGATGAACAGATATTTTACAGGAAACTAAACGAATTCACTTCATCAGAAGAGGTGTTGAGTTTTATAAAAACACTGGAAACTCTGCCTGATGCTATGGCTGCAGGAGCCTTACAACGGATCTGTGAAGTAGAGAAAAAAGGTGGTGATCAAAGGCTGCCCAAAGAAATACTAGAGAGCAGTGTCTTTCAAGCTTTATGTTTTCAGCTTGAACGGGAGCCCTCACAGCTGTCAAACTCTGGTTTGCTGACTGCTTTGCAAGCTCTGGTTTGGTTGCATGTGGATACTCAAAGTAGCTTGGTACTGAATCTCGTGGCAGAATGCCAGAATCGTCTCAAAAGAGGTGGCCTGGAAGTGCATGATCTTTGTGTTCTTGGGGAGAGTCTGATTAGACTGCAAGGCCCAGGTTGTGTGACACTAGAACTGATTATCTATCAACTGCAAGGTGCAAAATTGGAAGTATTTACCCCAGAGGATATTGTGGCCCTTTATAGAATACTGCAGGCATGTGCTGAAAAAGTAGACCAACACCAGACATTTTTAAATACGATAAACAACTTTTCCCTTTCAATAGTTTCCTACCTGAGTCCTAAATCCATTAGCCAAATGCTTACTGCTCTGGTGGTTCTAGATCAAGCTCAGGCACTTCCTCTGGTTATAAAATTGGGTAAATATGTTGTGAGGCACATTCCGCATTTCACTAATGAAGAGCTCAGGAAAGTCATAGAGGCTTTCATATATTTTGGACACAATGACAGGTTTTTTATCAAAGCCCTAGAGCGGCATGTAGCtgcattctgcctcaccttggatgCTGATGTTGTCAGCAAAATCATGGAGTACTGCAGCAGAAAGCTGATTCTTTCAGAACCCATCCTCAATGCAGTGGCAGAAACTTTTGTTAGCCAATCAGAAAAATTATCACCTAGTCAGATTTCTGAGTTAATTGAGCCATTTGGAAAACTAAATTATTTGCCACCAAATGCACCTGCTTTATTTAGGAAGCTAGAACATGTGTTGTTCACCCATTTCAATTATTTTCCACCCAAAACATTATTGAGACTCCTCCATTCATGTTCGCTGATTGCACACCCTCCAGTCAACTTCATGGGAAAAATATTCAgccctttttttcttcaaaagctTCAAG GTGAAGAGTCGCATTTGGACAGATTGAGTATGGCACAACTGACCCAACTGTTCCTAACCTCAGTCCTAGAGTGCCCTTTCTATAAG GGTCCCAAACTATTTCGTCAATACCAAGTGAAATCATTTCTTACTCCATGCTGTTCCCTGGAGACCCCTGTGGATTTTCATCTTTATAAATCTGTGATGATTGGACTGATTGACCTTTTAGGAGCAAGATCATATTTTGCTTCAAAAGTGTTAACACCCTATTGTTATACGATAG ATGTTGAAATTAAGTTAGATGAAGAAGGATTTGTATTGCCGTTCACAGTTGATGAAGACATCCATAAAAG AGTAGCACTGTGCATTGATGGTCCAAAAAGATTTTGCTCTAATAGCAAACACTTACTAGGAAGAGAAGCTATCAAACAAAGACATCTACGATTACTGGGTTACCAAGTTGTTCAG GTCCCCTATCATGAGATTGAGGTACTCAAGTCCAGACAAGAATTGGTGGAGTATTTACAAAGCAAGCTCTTTCCTCAAAACTCCACTGTTCATTGGTAA
- the Fastkd3 gene encoding FAST kinase domain-containing protein 3, mitochondrial isoform X3, whose amino-acid sequence MALITLRRNFCHLSDFRIHGALAALRNHPINHVHKVSKEQLHPWFCSVQYEPFRIHFHHACYKKFHLQNGNELHPVGEPAFSQGQDWNKFEQNLKNEDEQIFYRKLNEFTSSEEVLSFIKTLETLPDAMAAGALQRICEVEKKGEESHLDRLSMAQLTQLFLTSVLECPFYKGPKLFRQYQVKSFLTPCCSLETPVDFHLYKSVMIGLIDLLGARSYFASKVLTPYCYTIDVEIKLDEEGFVLPFTVDEDIHKRVALCIDGPKRFCSNSKHLLGREAIKQRHLRLLGYQVVQVPYHEIEVLKSRQELVEYLQSKLFPQNSTVHW is encoded by the exons ATGGCTTTAATTACCTTGCGAAGGAACTTCTGTCATTTGTCTGATTTTCGGATACATGGAGCTCTGGCTGCTCTGAGAAATCATCCTATAAATCATGTTCACAAGGTATCCAAAGAGCAACTGCATCCTTGGTTCTGTTCAGTACAGTATGAGCCTTTCAGGATCCATTTTCATCATGCCTGCTATAAAAAGTTCCACTTACAAAATGGAAATGAACTTCATCCAGTTGGTGAGCCAGCATTCTCTCAGGGACAAGACTGGAACAAGTTTgaacaaaatcttaaaaatgagGATGAACAGATATTTTACAGGAAACTAAACGAATTCACTTCATCAGAAGAGGTGTTGAGTTTTATAAAAACACTGGAAACTCTGCCTGATGCTATGGCTGCAGGAGCCTTACAACGGATCTGTGAAGTAGAGAAAAAAG GTGAAGAGTCGCATTTGGACAGATTGAGTATGGCACAACTGACCCAACTGTTCCTAACCTCAGTCCTAGAGTGCCCTTTCTATAAG GGTCCCAAACTATTTCGTCAATACCAAGTGAAATCATTTCTTACTCCATGCTGTTCCCTGGAGACCCCTGTGGATTTTCATCTTTATAAATCTGTGATGATTGGACTGATTGACCTTTTAGGAGCAAGATCATATTTTGCTTCAAAAGTGTTAACACCCTATTGTTATACGATAG ATGTTGAAATTAAGTTAGATGAAGAAGGATTTGTATTGCCGTTCACAGTTGATGAAGACATCCATAAAAG AGTAGCACTGTGCATTGATGGTCCAAAAAGATTTTGCTCTAATAGCAAACACTTACTAGGAAGAGAAGCTATCAAACAAAGACATCTACGATTACTGGGTTACCAAGTTGTTCAG GTCCCCTATCATGAGATTGAGGTACTCAAGTCCAGACAAGAATTGGTGGAGTATTTACAAAGCAAGCTCTTTCCTCAAAACTCCACTGTTCATTGGTAA